From Bifidobacterium sp. ESL0790, one genomic window encodes:
- a CDS encoding DUF1310 family protein, translated as MATTPDDIEQDSGNQQAAGPANPPSAAPQYQYHQPPQGQAPSEQPAGPAPCSVQDYGLNPDGTSPYSNQTYDPQTPMVPPIATEPYTYQPYAAPSPYAEQPSYPPQAADYMGTAAAQPYPAAPYGTQPAEYPGAYSPYGPAPHVEQPAYESASSQTPEYPSTYAPDHISTDPKYYGYQGYRYVPYAYDPNGPEPILYRLEPKFSGKKIVVIVLIVISVIIAGIAALISSAHHSQQQWMREQVYSKEADKVYRESIKDFDPKAFTKEGIVHSYKVDDNSIKHNPMGGIMLALIVNNDPSLTFDCDLDKNGGEGPIEGGISSSSLKLQDKLDRAYPDLHRPDSGNNGGDADGNEGDGDGDGGQDGGTNQNGSSSPGASQQ; from the coding sequence ATGGCAACAACGCCCGATGATATCGAACAGGATTCCGGCAACCAGCAAGCGGCCGGACCAGCGAATCCGCCGTCCGCCGCGCCGCAATACCAATACCATCAACCACCGCAAGGCCAGGCCCCGTCCGAGCAACCTGCCGGCCCGGCCCCGTGCAGCGTCCAGGATTATGGCCTGAATCCCGATGGCACGTCTCCTTATAGCAATCAGACTTACGACCCGCAAACGCCGATGGTTCCTCCCATAGCCACGGAACCTTACACATATCAGCCGTACGCGGCGCCGTCGCCTTACGCCGAACAACCTTCTTACCCTCCGCAAGCCGCAGACTATATGGGCACTGCCGCCGCCCAGCCTTACCCAGCGGCACCTTATGGCACCCAACCCGCCGAGTATCCGGGAGCTTACAGCCCTTACGGCCCGGCACCCCACGTCGAGCAGCCGGCTTACGAATCCGCGTCCAGCCAAACGCCCGAATATCCATCCACCTATGCACCCGACCACATCTCCACCGACCCGAAATACTACGGCTACCAGGGATACCGATACGTACCCTACGCCTACGACCCCAACGGCCCCGAGCCCATCCTCTACCGGCTTGAGCCGAAGTTCTCGGGCAAGAAAATCGTGGTCATCGTCCTCATCGTCATCAGCGTGATCATCGCCGGCATCGCCGCGCTCATCAGCTCGGCGCACCACTCGCAGCAACAGTGGATGCGCGAGCAGGTCTATTCCAAGGAGGCCGACAAGGTCTACCGCGAAAGCATCAAGGATTTCGACCCCAAGGCCTTCACCAAAGAGGGCATCGTCCACTCCTACAAGGTGGACGACAACAGCATCAAGCACAACCCCATGGGCGGCATCATGCTCGCCCTCATCGTCAACAACGACCCGAGCCTGACCTTCGACTGCGATCTCGACAAGAACGGCGGCGAAGGCCCCATTGAGGGCGGCATCAGCAGTTCTTCGCTGAAGCTGCAAGACAAACTCGATAGGGCTTATCCCGATTTGCATAGACCCGATAGCGGCAACAACGGAGGAGACGCCGACGGCAACGAGGGTGATGGCGATGGCGATGGCGGCCAAGACGGCGGAACCAACCAGAATGGCAGTTCCAGCCCCGGCGCTTCCCAGCAGTGA
- a CDS encoding C69 family dipeptidase translates to MPCTTLLIGKNASYDGSTLIARDDDSGHGRYDPKRLVAVRPEDQPRHYRSVLSHVEIELPDDPCAYLIAPNALRNRGILAEAGVSERNVAMSATETIAVNERVMGADPMVALHTVPAGAGSGEGSVAPNADAEPSVAAFWASVGEPEAYDDGVADDIANQSLDVYLQGDGKGRKASAAASASSVSSASATSDGARREVHGGIGEEDLITLVLPYVSSAREGVLRLGSLLEQYGTYESNGVSISDADEVWYVETIGGHHWIARRVPDDCYAAIPNQLGLDHFDLEEALDESLGDKRDYLCSADLREFIVDNHLDRSMDTAPEHFRHLNPRTIFGTATPKDHIYNTPRAWYMQRCLNPSDDWDSPNARYTPISDDIPWCRVPETKVSVEDMDNVLSSHYEDTPYDPYGRLGTPETRHRYRPIGISRTGHLAIMQIRGYMPEAYRAVMWLAFGSQPSTCVAPFYTNVGATPDYLRQTTGEVSTSTLYWTNRLIAVIADSHFDANSNAIEAFREDIASTGHAFVAEADAKLAKSQGTDEAKRIMEAANQRMSDYLEARSQQLLGKVLFTTSDMMNNAFALSDRPQ, encoded by the coding sequence ATGCCTTGCACAACATTACTTATAGGAAAAAACGCCAGTTACGACGGCTCCACACTCATCGCGCGCGACGACGACAGCGGCCACGGCCGTTACGACCCGAAGCGCCTGGTCGCCGTGCGCCCCGAGGATCAGCCGCGCCACTACCGCAGCGTGCTGAGCCACGTCGAGATCGAGCTTCCCGACGACCCGTGCGCCTACCTCATCGCGCCGAACGCCCTGCGCAACCGCGGCATCCTGGCCGAGGCCGGGGTGAGCGAGCGCAACGTGGCCATGAGCGCCACCGAGACCATCGCCGTCAACGAGCGTGTGATGGGCGCCGACCCGATGGTCGCGCTGCACACCGTGCCGGCTGGCGCGGGCTCCGGTGAAGGGAGCGTGGCGCCGAACGCGGACGCCGAGCCTTCCGTCGCCGCCTTCTGGGCTTCCGTCGGCGAACCTGAGGCCTATGACGATGGCGTGGCCGATGATATCGCCAATCAGAGCTTGGACGTTTATCTGCAGGGCGACGGCAAGGGGCGCAAGGCTTCCGCAGCCGCTTCCGCCTCGTCTGTCTCGTCTGCGTCCGCAACTTCGGACGGCGCTCGCCGTGAGGTTCACGGCGGCATTGGGGAAGAGGACCTTATTACCTTGGTTCTCCCGTATGTCAGCTCCGCTCGTGAGGGTGTGCTGCGTCTGGGCTCGTTGCTTGAGCAGTATGGCACCTACGAATCCAACGGCGTGAGCATCTCCGACGCCGACGAAGTCTGGTATGTCGAGACCATCGGTGGCCACCACTGGATCGCCCGCCGTGTGCCCGATGACTGCTACGCCGCCATTCCCAACCAGCTCGGCCTCGATCACTTCGATCTCGAGGAGGCGCTGGACGAAAGCCTCGGCGACAAGCGCGACTACCTGTGCTCCGCCGACCTGCGCGAGTTCATCGTCGACAATCACCTTGACCGCAGCATGGACACCGCGCCCGAGCACTTCAGGCATCTCAACCCGCGCACGATTTTCGGCACCGCGACGCCGAAGGACCACATCTACAACACTCCGCGCGCCTGGTATATGCAGCGCTGCCTCAACCCGAGCGATGACTGGGATTCGCCGAACGCCCGCTATACGCCGATTTCCGACGACATTCCGTGGTGCCGCGTGCCCGAGACCAAGGTGAGCGTCGAGGACATGGACAACGTGCTGAGCTCGCATTATGAGGACACGCCTTACGACCCCTACGGCCGCCTCGGCACTCCCGAGACCCGCCATCGCTATCGCCCGATCGGCATCAGCCGCACCGGCCATCTCGCCATCATGCAGATTCGCGGGTACATGCCCGAGGCATACCGCGCGGTGATGTGGCTGGCGTTCGGCTCGCAGCCCTCGACCTGCGTCGCGCCGTTCTATACCAACGTTGGGGCGACCCCCGACTATCTGCGCCAGACGACCGGCGAGGTCTCCACCTCGACGCTCTACTGGACCAACCGCCTGATCGCCGTGATCGCCGACTCGCATTTCGACGCGAACAGCAACGCCATCGAGGCCTTCCGCGAGGACATCGCCAGCACTGGCCACGCCTTCGTCGCCGAGGCCGACGCGAAACTGGCCAAGTCGCAGGGCACCGACGAGGCCAAGCGCATTATGGAGGCCGCGAACCAGCGCATGTCCGACTATCTGGAGGCGCGCAGCCAGCAGCTGCTCGGCAAGGTGCTCTTCACCACCAGCGACATGATGAACAACGCTTTCGCGCTCTCCGACCGCCCGCAGTAA
- a CDS encoding glycosyltransferase family 2 protein, translating to MSHDTPKTLTFVVPTFNMQMYLERCVDSLMSTNSDDVEVLIVDDGSSDGTPELADQLEADNPGIVRVIHQENKGHGGAVNTGIANARGQYLKVVDADDWVGTDSLRQLLAVMRQQPAQGPQVSQNGESAENASSAQNGPIDLFVTDYVYDKVGKHHKHVVNFGNVMARGRRLGWDDLNHFGIAQYMIMHALTFRTEVLRQAKTTLPEHTFYVDFIYAYQPFPWVRSIMYLGTPLYHYFIGREGQSVQTDVMIRRVSQLVQVNRIMAAATPERGTVPDGLYRYMIHFLSIESVVTSAFLILSREPRNYEVKKELWANLERTSPSIAADVRRQLPSRAINLRGPVGRTIIRMGYHIAEGAIGFN from the coding sequence ATGTCGCACGATACTCCGAAGACACTCACGTTCGTGGTGCCCACGTTCAACATGCAGATGTACTTGGAACGCTGCGTCGACTCCCTCATGTCCACCAACAGCGACGACGTCGAGGTGCTCATCGTCGACGACGGCTCCTCCGACGGCACCCCCGAGCTCGCCGACCAACTCGAGGCCGACAACCCCGGCATCGTGCGCGTGATCCACCAGGAGAACAAGGGCCACGGCGGGGCTGTGAACACCGGTATCGCCAACGCGCGCGGCCAATACCTCAAGGTGGTGGACGCCGACGACTGGGTGGGCACCGACTCGCTGCGGCAGCTGCTCGCGGTGATGCGCCAGCAGCCGGCGCAAGGCCCACAGGTTTCGCAAAACGGCGAAAGCGCGGAAAACGCGTCATCCGCGCAAAACGGCCCAATCGACCTGTTCGTCACCGATTACGTCTACGACAAGGTGGGCAAGCACCACAAGCACGTCGTCAATTTCGGGAACGTGATGGCCCGCGGCCGCCGGCTGGGCTGGGACGACCTCAACCATTTCGGCATCGCGCAATACATGATCATGCACGCGCTCACCTTTCGCACGGAGGTCTTGCGCCAAGCCAAAACCACGCTGCCCGAGCACACGTTTTACGTCGATTTCATCTACGCCTACCAGCCTTTCCCGTGGGTCCGCTCGATCATGTACCTCGGCACACCGCTCTACCACTATTTCATCGGCCGCGAAGGCCAGAGCGTGCAGACCGACGTGATGATCCGGCGCGTCAGCCAGCTGGTGCAGGTCAACCGCATCATGGCCGCCGCCACCCCAGAGCGCGGCACCGTGCCCGACGGGCTCTACCGCTATATGATCCACTTCCTCTCCATCGAGAGCGTGGTGACCAGTGCGTTCCTCATCCTCTCGCGTGAGCCGCGCAATTACGAGGTCAAGAAGGAGCTGTGGGCCAACCTCGAGCGCACATCGCCCAGCATCGCGGCGGACGTGCGTCGGCAGCTGCCCTCGCGCGCCATCAACCTGCGCGGGCCGGTCGGACGCACGATCATCCGCATGGGCTACCACATCGCCGAGGGAGCCATCGGCTTCAACTGA
- a CDS encoding TetR/AcrR family transcriptional regulator produces the protein MANASRMTSYQRREQLIAVGRSLFAAEGFEAVSVEEIASVAKVSKPIVYEHFGGKEGLYAVVVDREMQKLTGTLIDALSAGDTHPRQIVERTALALLTYIEENSEGFNVLVRDSPSTDPAGSFSSLLGDVSLRVEEILTQAFKQHKLPAKGVPYYAQMLVGMTVFTGQYWAANQRKIDKKQLAAHIVNLAWNGLSRLEAKPTLRFDDDGKKKDHNKDERKADKNRKTDKGNGSDNSDDSDASDGAETAANDHGAADTDTAKDQAAQKD, from the coding sequence ATGGCAAACGCTTCCAGAATGACTTCGTACCAGCGCCGCGAGCAGCTCATCGCGGTGGGCCGCTCGCTGTTCGCCGCGGAGGGCTTCGAGGCGGTGAGCGTGGAGGAGATCGCCTCCGTCGCCAAGGTGAGCAAGCCCATCGTCTACGAACATTTCGGGGGCAAGGAGGGGCTCTACGCCGTCGTGGTGGACCGCGAGATGCAGAAGCTGACGGGCACGCTCATCGACGCGCTCTCCGCCGGCGACACCCACCCGCGCCAGATCGTGGAGCGCACGGCCCTGGCGCTGCTCACCTATATCGAGGAGAACTCCGAGGGCTTCAACGTGCTCGTGCGCGACTCCCCCAGCACCGACCCGGCTGGCTCGTTCAGCTCGCTGCTGGGCGACGTGAGCCTGCGCGTCGAGGAGATTCTCACCCAGGCGTTCAAGCAGCACAAGCTGCCGGCCAAGGGCGTGCCATATTATGCCCAGATGCTCGTCGGCATGACGGTGTTCACCGGGCAATATTGGGCCGCCAACCAGCGCAAGATTGACAAGAAGCAGCTCGCCGCCCACATCGTCAACCTCGCATGGAACGGACTTTCGCGCCTCGAAGCCAAGCCCACGCTGCGTTTCGACGACGACGGTAAGAAGAAGGACCACAATAAGGACGAGCGCAAGGCCGACAAGAACCGTAAGACCGACAAAGGCAACGGCTCTGATAACTCCGACGATTCCGACGCATCAGATGGCGCCGAGACAGCGGCCAACGACCATGGGGCCGCAGACACCGACACGGCCAAAGACCAAGCCGCGCAAAAAGACTGA
- the ftsY gene encoding signal recognition particle-docking protein FtsY: protein MTMNVIIAVVVLVLIAAVLIGGGALMDRSRKRRVMEGEERAKAKADKNIKARKAAEQAESEESVKAGETAGDGDKGSGDEGKAGKADKTDADEAESHEDEGDAEAGTQEETKSSGTALETPESATSRVSRLKAKLSKSSNPFGRALFNILAKDQLSQSDWEDVEDTLLLADVGSEASEKLVDELRNDARITGTSEPAQVREALRSKLIDMVDSQPDRALNADKPDAHKPSVIIMVGVNGTGKTTTAGKLARLFVAEGKSVMLGAADTFRAAAADQLETWGQKVGVPVVRSDKEGADPASVAFEASKRAKDEDVDVLIIDTAGRLQNKANLMDELGKIRRVTEKNLPVDEVLLVLDATTGQNGMAQAKVFADAIGLTGVVLSKLDGSAKGGIVVSVQQELKVPVKLVGLGEGPDDLAPFDPAGFVDGILA from the coding sequence ATGACTATGAATGTGATTATCGCCGTGGTGGTGCTCGTGCTCATCGCGGCCGTGCTGATTGGCGGCGGGGCCCTGATGGACCGTTCGCGCAAACGTCGCGTGATGGAGGGCGAGGAGCGCGCCAAGGCCAAGGCCGACAAGAATATCAAGGCCCGAAAAGCCGCAGAACAGGCCGAATCCGAGGAGTCCGTGAAGGCTGGCGAGACCGCTGGTGACGGCGATAAAGGTTCGGGTGACGAAGGCAAAGCAGGCAAGGCTGATAAAACCGATGCCGATGAAGCCGAATCGCACGAAGATGAGGGTGACGCCGAAGCTGGTACGCAGGAGGAGACGAAGTCCTCCGGCACCGCGCTCGAGACCCCGGAATCGGCGACCTCTCGCGTCTCTCGCTTGAAGGCGAAACTGAGCAAATCGTCCAACCCCTTCGGCCGTGCGCTCTTCAATATTTTGGCCAAGGACCAGCTCTCGCAGTCCGATTGGGAGGACGTCGAGGACACGTTGCTGCTGGCCGACGTGGGCAGCGAGGCCAGCGAGAAACTGGTCGACGAGCTGCGCAACGACGCCCGCATCACCGGGACCTCGGAGCCCGCGCAGGTTCGCGAGGCCTTGCGTTCCAAGCTCATCGACATGGTCGACTCCCAGCCCGACCGTGCGCTGAACGCCGACAAGCCCGACGCCCACAAGCCGAGCGTCATCATCATGGTCGGTGTCAACGGCACCGGCAAGACCACGACCGCCGGCAAGCTCGCGCGTCTCTTCGTGGCCGAGGGCAAGAGCGTGATGCTCGGCGCGGCCGACACCTTCCGCGCCGCCGCGGCCGACCAGCTTGAGACCTGGGGCCAGAAGGTCGGCGTGCCCGTGGTGCGCAGCGACAAGGAGGGCGCCGACCCGGCCTCCGTGGCGTTCGAGGCCTCCAAGCGCGCCAAGGACGAGGATGTGGACGTGCTCATCATCGACACCGCCGGCCGCCTGCAGAACAAGGCGAACCTCATGGACGAGCTGGGCAAGATCCGCCGCGTCACCGAGAAGAACCTGCCGGTCGACGAGGTGCTGCTGGTGCTCGACGCCACCACCGGCCAGAACGGCATGGCGCAGGCCAAGGTCTTCGCCGACGCGATTGGACTGACGGGCGTGGTGCTTTCGAAGCTCGACGGCTCGGCCAAGGGCGGCATCGTGGTCTCGGTGCAGCAGGAGCTCAAGGTCCCGGTCAAGCTGGTCGGCCTGGGCGAAGGCCCCGACGACCTGGCGCCCTTCGATCCGGCCGGGTTCGTCGACGGCATCCTCGCCTGA
- a CDS encoding isopeptide-forming domain-containing fimbrial protein has product MSFHINMHKLAGVALATATLLALAPMGVANAADASIAVPTAADETITVKLGDKSVTHGIEADANNMKNHSFKALRVGTYGHAVGDAETKTLSSVSVATDSAVLADAETALKSVTGADAAEGYAGNPIGEVASKWLGYSSSAAAATNGDTTSNSGDADNAWGSKGNLRKFVSALAKQPGFKASITGSSHTATANAEGTEAKFTNLEPGMYVIEDVTAASAGAPNAKNSIPMFVGTAITVGNVTYDKIDGQTLGEIVMKNDDQPSVAKTIDGSKDNDPSIGGTMHYVLSSKVPLTTGYDHYIFTMIDRPLQDGLTYVDGSVNITVNGVKLESSDYTVNAVKSADGVSTAYVVFDLSPSIRAQKYQDAIKVTYAMKVNDNAAGGALRNGASLGFSNDTNNQPSKDSADVSVDPTSHKPVVTNGGDNGSVASTSDSDSGSNVATYFRSFDILKKSKANDKAIAGAKFEVTDESGAAVKFRKLDDGSYKKAADQTSTDTSYATTTLAVSSAAGAEGKLKVDGLKGGTYTVNETEAPNGFSATFKPSFTVTLSGAAASGEAAATSMVSNTGDSWGLVSARKDAVTATAANAIVVYNVNSVSQLPLTGGAGVILALLVIVALMVITAALIITRRRLNA; this is encoded by the coding sequence ATGAGTTTCCACATCAACATGCACAAGCTCGCCGGGGTGGCCCTCGCCACCGCGACGCTGCTGGCGCTGGCCCCCATGGGCGTGGCGAACGCCGCCGACGCGTCGATCGCCGTGCCGACCGCTGCCGACGAGACCATCACGGTCAAGCTCGGCGACAAGTCCGTGACCCACGGAATCGAAGCCGACGCGAACAACATGAAGAACCACTCCTTCAAGGCCCTGCGCGTGGGCACCTACGGCCACGCCGTGGGCGACGCCGAGACCAAGACGCTCTCGTCCGTCTCCGTGGCCACCGATTCCGCGGTGCTCGCCGACGCCGAGACGGCGCTGAAGTCCGTCACCGGCGCGGACGCGGCCGAAGGCTATGCGGGCAACCCGATCGGCGAGGTCGCCTCGAAGTGGCTGGGCTACTCTAGCTCCGCGGCCGCCGCCACGAACGGCGACACGACCTCCAACTCCGGCGACGCCGACAACGCCTGGGGCAGCAAGGGCAATCTGCGCAAGTTCGTCAGCGCGCTGGCCAAGCAGCCCGGCTTCAAGGCCTCCATCACCGGTTCCTCCCACACCGCAACGGCCAACGCCGAGGGCACCGAGGCCAAGTTCACCAACCTCGAGCCCGGCATGTACGTGATCGAGGACGTGACCGCGGCCTCCGCCGGCGCCCCGAACGCCAAGAACTCCATCCCCATGTTCGTGGGCACCGCCATCACCGTCGGCAACGTCACCTACGACAAGATTGACGGCCAGACCCTGGGCGAGATCGTGATGAAGAATGACGACCAGCCCTCCGTGGCCAAGACCATCGACGGCTCGAAGGACAACGATCCCTCCATCGGCGGCACGATGCACTACGTGCTCAGCAGCAAGGTGCCGCTGACCACCGGCTATGACCACTACATCTTCACCATGATCGACCGCCCGCTCCAGGACGGCCTGACCTACGTCGATGGCTCCGTGAACATCACCGTCAACGGCGTGAAGCTGGAGTCGAGCGACTACACGGTCAACGCGGTGAAGTCCGCGGACGGCGTCTCCACCGCCTACGTGGTCTTCGATCTCTCCCCCTCGATCCGCGCGCAGAAGTACCAGGACGCGATCAAGGTCACCTATGCGATGAAGGTCAACGACAACGCCGCCGGCGGCGCCCTCAGGAACGGCGCGTCCCTCGGCTTCTCCAACGACACCAACAACCAGCCTTCCAAGGATTCCGCCGACGTCTCCGTCGACCCGACGAGCCACAAGCCCGTCGTGACCAACGGTGGCGACAACGGCTCCGTGGCCTCCACGTCCGACTCCGACTCCGGAAGCAACGTGGCCACCTACTTCCGCTCCTTCGACATCCTCAAGAAGTCCAAGGCCAACGACAAGGCCATCGCCGGCGCCAAGTTCGAGGTGACGGACGAGTCCGGCGCGGCCGTCAAGTTCCGCAAGCTCGACGACGGCTCCTACAAGAAGGCCGCCGACCAGACCTCCACCGACACCAGCTACGCCACCACCACGCTCGCCGTCTCCAGCGCCGCGGGCGCCGAGGGCAAGCTCAAGGTCGACGGCCTCAAGGGCGGCACCTATACCGTCAACGAGACTGAGGCGCCCAACGGCTTCTCCGCCACCTTCAAGCCCAGCTTCACGGTCACCCTGAGCGGTGCCGCGGCTTCGGGCGAGGCGGCCGCCACCTCGATGGTCTCCAACACGGGTGACTCCTGGGGCCTGGTCTCGGCCCGCAAGGACGCCGTGACCGCCACCGCGGCCAACGCCATCGTGGTCTACAACGTCAACTCCGTCTCGCAGCTGCCGTTGACCGGTGGCGCGGGCGTGATCTTGGCGCTGCTGGTCATCGTGGCGCTGATGGTCATCACTGCCGCCCTGATCATCACCCGTCGTCGCCTCAACGCGTGA
- a CDS encoding CopG family transcriptional regulator: MKDYRAKGGGEVTDEMIDQWDRDADNGIYHGTPGEVNINKPLGRPPLYEEPMVPVTFRMPGSEANALRKAADKRGVSFADLMREACHRELGRQVA, translated from the coding sequence ATGAAGGACTACAGGGCGAAAGGCGGGGGCGAGGTCACCGACGAGATGATTGATCAGTGGGACCGCGACGCCGACAATGGGATTTATCATGGCACTCCTGGTGAAGTGAATATCAACAAGCCGCTTGGACGGCCGCCGCTCTACGAGGAGCCTATGGTTCCGGTGACGTTCCGCATGCCGGGCAGCGAAGCGAATGCGCTTCGCAAGGCCGCAGATAAGCGCGGTGTAAGCTTTGCCGACCTCATGCGCGAGGCCTGCCACAGGGAGCTTGGGCGGCAGGTGGCTTAG
- a CDS encoding sugar-binding domain-containing protein has translation MFTDESLATSSSRQHIDLVLQVARSYYLDNRTQSQIARDIGYSRPTVSRLLKESRDSGMVHITIGHELEHIRDVEQRLKRKYGIKHARVAEVHDEENPGNVVPKYAAALFCEECKPDSLITVSNGRAVAATVHEMPICEWPKSNVAQMIGALSPDNPMIDSPDICRMLASRLGGTFTDLPVPMILSNAKIANSMRKEPQIATTLALGGGADIAIVGVGAATDDRLGHIFDEYVDTATARALHRRGVVGHICGHLINAEGQHIHSDLCDRTISIDLERLKRIPLVIGVAWGAVKVNAIHACLVGKLISALVTDQKTAEALLAM, from the coding sequence ATGTTCACCGATGAATCACTGGCCACTAGCTCCTCCAGGCAGCACATCGACCTCGTGCTGCAAGTGGCGCGTTCCTATTATCTCGACAACAGGACGCAGTCACAGATCGCCCGCGACATCGGCTATTCGCGGCCCACCGTCTCGCGCCTGCTCAAGGAATCCCGCGACTCGGGCATGGTGCACATCACCATCGGCCACGAGCTGGAGCACATCCGCGACGTGGAGCAGCGGCTGAAGCGCAAATACGGCATCAAGCACGCGCGCGTGGCCGAGGTGCACGACGAGGAGAACCCGGGCAACGTGGTGCCGAAATACGCAGCGGCGCTCTTCTGCGAGGAATGCAAGCCGGACTCGCTCATCACCGTCTCCAACGGACGGGCCGTGGCCGCCACCGTGCACGAGATGCCGATCTGCGAATGGCCGAAATCCAACGTCGCCCAAATGATCGGCGCCCTGAGCCCCGACAACCCGATGATCGACTCCCCCGATATCTGCCGCATGCTCGCCAGCCGCCTCGGCGGCACCTTCACCGACCTGCCCGTGCCGATGATCCTCTCGAACGCGAAGATCGCCAACAGCATGCGCAAGGAGCCGCAGATCGCCACCACCTTGGCGCTCGGGGGCGGAGCCGACATCGCCATCGTGGGCGTGGGCGCGGCCACCGATGACCGGCTCGGCCACATCTTCGACGAGTACGTGGACACCGCCACGGCGCGGGCGCTGCACCGGCGCGGGGTCGTGGGCCACATCTGCGGGCACCTCATCAACGCCGAGGGCCAGCACATCCATTCGGACCTGTGCGACCGCACCATATCCATCGACCTCGAACGGCTCAAGCGCATCCCGCTGGTCATCGGGGTGGCATGGGGCGCCGTGAAGGTCAACGCCATCCACGCCTGCCTGGTCGGCAAGCTCATCTCCGCGCTGGTCACCGACCAGAAGACCGCCGAGGCCCTGCTGGCGATGTGA
- a CDS encoding 3-keto-L-gulonate-6-phosphate decarboxylase UlaD translates to MAEKLQRPKLQIALDTTDMPSALRPLNQAVSQVDVIECGTILIIAEGLKAVREVRALYPNKTILADVRIAEAGALIARNCFEAGANWVSVVAGASMTTVEQVVKVANEYGGEVQIELGEKYDPDQAREWRRLGATQVIVHRSRDAEVAGKLTWGPNDIQRIKELHDMGFMVTVTGGVKADDLPFFKGAPVGVIISGRGIVKADDPLAAAKHLQDTISEVWPQ, encoded by the coding sequence ATGGCAGAGAAATTGCAACGTCCAAAGCTGCAGATCGCCCTCGACACCACCGATATGCCGAGCGCCCTGCGTCCGCTGAACCAGGCGGTCAGCCAGGTCGACGTCATCGAGTGCGGCACGATTCTCATCATCGCGGAAGGCCTCAAGGCCGTGCGTGAGGTGCGTGCCCTCTACCCGAACAAGACGATTCTGGCCGACGTGCGCATCGCCGAGGCCGGCGCGCTGATCGCCCGCAACTGCTTCGAAGCCGGAGCCAACTGGGTTTCCGTGGTGGCCGGTGCTTCGATGACCACGGTCGAGCAGGTCGTCAAAGTCGCCAACGAGTACGGCGGCGAGGTGCAGATCGAGCTCGGTGAGAAGTACGATCCGGACCAGGCCCGCGAATGGCGTCGCCTGGGTGCCACGCAGGTCATCGTCCACCGTTCCCGTGACGCGGAAGTCGCCGGCAAGCTCACTTGGGGCCCCAACGACATCCAGCGCATCAAGGAGCTGCACGACATGGGCTTCATGGTCACCGTCACCGGCGGCGTGAAGGCCGACGATCTGCCGTTCTTCAAGGGCGCCCCGGTCGGGGTCATCATCTCCGGGCGTGGCATCGTGAAGGCCGACGATCCGCTGGCCGCCGCGAAGCACCTGCAAGACACCATCAGCGAGGTGTGGCCGCAATGA
- a CDS encoding L-ribulose-5-phosphate 3-epimerase, producing MSTVRLGIYEKALKHTDDWDSFFVQVRDGGFMFMDISVDESPERMARLDWTPAQAREFRAAADRQGVQIGGMCLSCHRKVGPGSADPKVRQEADDIFRKAIDLCHEAGIPVVQVAGYYAYYEDSDDGQRARYVESLRRAASYAAQAGVMLGIENVDGNDVTSITKGLAICDEIHSQWLTMYPDIGNLAEQQLDTTAELKAGEGRMLAIHVKDVLPGQPRRIPMGTGVTDFAAAFKELKRQDWSGRMMLEMWNDDAPNSSEISSQAREKVAGWLGDAGITVASRQD from the coding sequence ATGAGCACCGTCAGGCTTGGCATCTACGAGAAGGCACTCAAGCATACCGACGACTGGGATTCGTTCTTCGTCCAGGTGCGCGATGGTGGGTTCATGTTCATGGACATCTCCGTCGATGAGTCGCCCGAACGCATGGCCCGTCTCGATTGGACGCCGGCTCAGGCACGGGAATTCCGCGCCGCGGCCGACCGCCAAGGCGTGCAGATCGGAGGTATGTGCCTGAGCTGCCATCGCAAGGTTGGCCCTGGTTCGGCCGATCCGAAAGTACGTCAGGAAGCCGACGACATCTTCCGCAAGGCCATCGACCTCTGCCATGAGGCCGGCATCCCCGTGGTGCAGGTCGCCGGATATTACGCCTACTACGAGGATTCCGACGATGGGCAGCGCGCCCGTTACGTCGAATCCCTCCGTCGCGCGGCGTCGTACGCGGCACAGGCCGGCGTGATGCTGGGCATCGAGAATGTGGACGGTAACGATGTCACCTCGATTACCAAGGGTCTCGCGATCTGCGACGAGATTCACTCGCAGTGGCTCACCATGTATCCCGATATCGGCAACCTCGCCGAGCAGCAGCTCGACACCACCGCCGAACTCAAGGCCGGCGAAGGCCGGATGCTCGCCATCCACGTCAAGGACGTGCTGCCTGGCCAGCCGCGCCGCATCCCGATGGGCACCGGCGTCACCGATTTCGCCGCCGCGTTCAAGGAATTGAAGCGGCAGGATTGGTCCGGCCGCATGATGCTCGAGATGTGGAACGACGATGCGCCGAACTCCAGCGAGATCAGCTCGCAGGCCCGCGAAAAGGTCGCCGGCTGGCTGGGCGACGCGGGTATCACGGTCGCCTCAAGGCAAGACTAA